A genome region from Hevea brasiliensis isolate MT/VB/25A 57/8 chromosome 9, ASM3005281v1, whole genome shotgun sequence includes the following:
- the LOC110663933 gene encoding probable serine/threonine-protein kinase PBL19 — translation MMCFQYFKDKTRSRQQRSAPELKEQSKSDYSGTQRISKSSCLETTPRGIPELYEEKAHNLRVFSFSELRHATHDFNRLLKIGEGGFGSVYKGSIKPADGNGDPIVVAIKKLDNDGLQGHKQWVAEVQFLGVVEHPNLVKLFGYCAADGERGIQRLLVYEFMPNKSLDDHLFNRAYPALPWKTRLQIILGAAQGLAYLHDGLEIQVIYRDFKCSNVLLDENFKPKLSDFGLAREGPVAGRTHVSTAVMGTYGYAAPDYIETGHLTTKSDVWSFGVVLYEIITGRRSLERNRPRVEQKLLEWVKQFPSDSKKFRLIIDTRLENQYSIATARKIAKLADACLLKSAKDRPKMSQVVESLNQIIQDSDEEANISQESFESSEIDSSESSKKPNQLEATESWKRRMTHLAKLGEHVEGASRRRFMIMQRAKVP, via the exons ATGATGTGTTTTCAATACTTCAAAGACAAAACCAGAAGCAGGCAACAAAGGTCAGCACCAGAGTTGAAAGAGCAATCAAAATCTGACTATTCGGGGACACAAAGGATCTCAAAATCTTCATGCTTAGAAACTACACCGCGTGGTATACCCGAATTATATGAGGAAAAGGCTCACAACCTGCGTGTCTTCTCTTTTTCAGAGCTCAGACATGCTACCCATGATTTCAACAGACTACTAAAGATTGGGGAAGGTGGATTTGGGAGTGTCTACAAAGGCTCAATCAAGCCTGCTGACGGGAACGGTGACCCTATTGTCGTTGCAATTAAGAAGCTCGACAATGATGGTTTGCAG GGTCATAAACAATGGGTAGCAGAAGTTCAATTTCTGGGTGTGGTGGAGCATCCAAATCTTGTCAAACTCTTTGGATATTGTGCAGCGGACGGAGAAAGAGGAATCCAGAGACTACTTGTATATGAGTTTATGCCAAACAAAAGCTTGGACGATCATCTTTTCAATAGAGCATACCCTGCACTTCCTTGGAAAACAAGATTGCAAATAATACTTGGAGCAGCTCAAGGATTGGCTTACCTACATGATGgcttagaaattcag GTTATATATCGAGATTTTAAATGCTCCAATGTTTTATTGGACGAGAATTTTAAACCGAAGCTTTCAGACTTTGGGCTTGCTAGGGAGGGGCCAGTGGCTGGACGAACGCATGTTTCAACAgct GTAATGGGAACATATGGATATGCTGCTCCGGATTACATAGAGACAGGGCATCTCACGACTAAAAGTGACGTATGGAGCTTTGGAGTGGTACTATATGAGATTATTACTGGCAGGCGGTCCTTGGAAAGAAACCGCCCAAGGGTGGAGCAGAAGTTGCTGGAATGGGTTAAGCAGTTCCCTTCCGATAGTAAAAAGTTTAGGTTGATTATTGATACTCGacttgaaaaccagtattctataGCAACAGCTCGTAAGATTGCCAAGTTGGCAGACGCCTGTTTGCTGAAGAGTGCAAAGGATAGACCAAAGATGAGTCAGGTGGTAGAGTCTTTGAACCAAATAATCCAGGATTCAGATGAAGAAGCAAACATTTCTCAGGAAAGTTTTGAATCCTCGGAAATCGATTCCTCTGAATCCAGTAAGAAGCCAAATCAACTGGAGGCCACTGAGTCTTGGAAAAGAAGGATGACTCACCTGGCTAAACTTGGTGAGCACGTGGAGGGCGCAAGTAGAAGAAGATTTATGATCATGCAGAGAGCCAAAGTGCCCTGA